CACCAGCCGTTCGACGTAGACGTCGCCGTTGCCGAAGGCGGCCTGGGCCTCGGCACGGCAGCGGGCGAGCGCCTCCTCGAGGCCGTCGAGGCTCTCGATGACGCGCATGCCGCGGCCGCCGCCGCCGCCGATGGCCTTGATGATCATCGCCTCACCGGGAGGCAGGGACGCGAAGAACTCACGCGCCTGCTCCGCGCTGGTGGGGCCGCTCGTCCCGGGAAGGACGGGGACGCCGGCCCGGGCGGCGGCCTCGAGGGCGCGGACCTTGTCGCCGAACAGCTCGAGGATCTCCACCCGCGGCCCGACGAACGTGATGCCTTCCTCACGCAGGCGGCGCGCGAAGGCAGCGTTTTCCGACAGGAAGCCGTAGCCGGGGTGGACGGCTTCGCAGCCGGTTTCCTTCGCGGCCGCCACCATCTGCTCGATGTCCAGGTAGGCGCGGACGCCCGCGCCCCTCAGCGGCCAGGCCTCGTCGGCCTGGCGGAGGTGCAGCGACTCGGCGTCGTCTTCGGAGTAGACGGCGACTGTCCTGATACCGAGTTCGGAGGCGGCGCGCAGGACGCGGATAGCGATCTCGCCGCGGTTGGCGACGAGGAGGGACCTGGGCAGCATCGGCACCCTCTTGTCTAGAGCCGGCGAGGCGGCCTTCGTTCTGGGCGAGAGTTTGGCAGAGATGAGGGCAGAGTGGAATACCGTACCGAGTCTCGCTGCCCGATACCGGATCCGGGCCGGTCAGCGGCCCGGGTGCTCAACCAGGGCCGCCAGCCGCTTCGGAGCGACCATCATGTAGGCCTCCCTGACAATGTCTGCCAGCTGGTCCCAGTCCTGGGGCACGTCCAGGTAGACGCCCAGCCAGCCACGCTGGCCGACGTACGGCGGGCGGAAGAAGCGGCCGGGATCGGCGCCGGCCAGCACCTCCTGGGCTCCGGGCGGCGCAGGGCACCAGAACGCTGTGCGGCTGTCGTTATGGTGGTGGTTGGAGACCATCACGAACTGCTTGCCCTTCTCGCCGGCGAACCATGACGGCTCACCGTGGCTCAACCTCTCCGTCGCCTCCGGCAGGGCAAGGCAAATGGTGCGCAGGCGTTCGATAGCGCCGTCCGCGTGCATGGCGGTGATTTTACAGGCCGCGCACCGGCCACGAGCGCAGCGAGCCTGACAGAG
The window above is part of the Dehalococcoidia bacterium genome. Proteins encoded here:
- a CDS encoding MmcQ/YjbR family DNA-binding protein, which translates into the protein MHADGAIERLRTICLALPEATERLSHGEPSWFAGEKGKQFVMVSNHHHNDSRTAFWCPAPPGAQEVLAGADPGRFFRPPYVGQRGWLGVYLDVPQDWDQLADIVREAYMMVAPKRLAALVEHPGR